The genomic segment ACCTCACGTTTTGTGATCCTGTGTGCTCGCTGCATCACTTTACACTGGTTGTTGTTGTCAAACCAACCTGTAGCAAACTTTTATTGCAGGACAAAGGCTGTTGAGAACACCTCAAGCCAATGAAGACTAAGAAACTAAAAAAGTATATCAAAATATTACTGAAATATACGTTAACGTTTAAAACTTAAAACGCCAGTTATGATATTTTCTTACTCATCGGTAATGTATCAGAAACTACAACTTCATCTGCTACTTCATACTGACATATTCCCAGTTAAAGCTGCAGGGTTCATGTCCAGCTCCAGTTGACTTTAAAGTGTTGTTGCTACTGCTAACATTAAAATCTACTACATGTCAGATGAACATGGCAATATTCTGgaaataatattattttgtgtCCATGTCTATGTGCACATCACTTGCATGGCACATAATGAGACCAGGTAAAACAATGAGGACTTTGATTCCAATTTATAACAtgcatttacagtttttgtcTTGTGAACCACCACAAACAACCTTGCTGTCACAAAATATCCAACATCCTTTGATAGACACATTGACATTAACAGCTTTCTAACTTATTGTTTGCCATTCAGTGACATTATTTGCACCATGGCGGAGCATTTCCACCTGAACACACCGCTGCTGGAGAGTGTCAACATGTCCAAACGGGCGGGAACCACCGTGTATTTAAAGATGGAGAATTCACAGCCCTCTGGCTCCTTCAAGATCCGGGGCATTGGACACCTCTGCCAGCAGGTAGGCCTTTTTCCTACAGGTTCGTCATATCAGACAATGACTGATTCATGTGTTAATTAAAGGCCAATATTGATGGACTGTGTTGTAGATTTCAGCTGATTATACAAAGGTTGTTGGGGAAGGAGAGACAGTCATTTGCCCTTTGTCATTTCATTGCTCTGCTTTGCAGCTCGCCAGACAGTCTAAAGGAGTTGTCTGCTCTTCAGGTGACGTCTCTACTGTTACACAGCATGTTGACACATAATGCACAATACAATAAAAGCAATAGGACTAATAGTTTTACTCTAATATAATAACATAGTATGGCCTTTTTCTTAGGTGGTAATGCAGGTATGGCTGCAGCCTATGTAGCCAGAAAAATGGGTGTACCAGCCACCATCATagttccctcctcttctcctcagaTGGTCATTCGTAAGCTTCACGATCAGGGTGCTGCAGTCAAGATTATAGGGAAGGTACCGTATAATAACATAAAAGTAATCATATCTAAGTGATCTCTTTGTGGCACAGATGCCAGTTAAgaatcatgtttttcattttggaattATTTTGTTCGTAGGTTTGGGATGATGCCAACGCAGAAGCTCTCAGACTGGCAGAAACTGAAGGACTCACCTACGTCCCTCCATTTGATCACCCGCTGCTATGGTAGGAACATTCATCACAATTAAAGAGTCCAGTTTCTGCAATAAAGTGTAAAACTAAACACTACATTACTTCTGcactctctccacacacaccaccaggCAGGGCCACGCCAGTATGATCTCAGAAGTGGCAGCCTCTCTGGGTCCCAGTGTGAAGCCTGGAGCTGTGGTGGTGTCTGTGGGTGGAGGAGGTCTCCTGTGCGGAGTCATCCAGGGCTTGAAGGATGTAGGCTGGACGGATGTACCGATTGTCGCCATGGAGACAGTGGGGGCAGACTGTTTTAACGCTGCGGTTAAGGCAGGGAGGGTGGTCACTTTGGATGACATCACCAGGTTAGAAGTTAAAAGAGTTCAAATGCTCCGTGCAGTAAAAAGATTAAATACACGCAGTTTAACTTCTCCCTCATCTCTGGCTCCATCTGTCTTCTCACAGTGAGGCTAAATGTCTCGGAGCAAAGACTGTTTGCAAGCAGGCCTTTGAATACAGCCGGTGCAGCGAGCTGACGATCATCTCTGAACTGGTGACTGACCAGCAGGCTCTGCATGCTGTCGAGACATTCCtcggttagtgtgtgtgttttttcaaatgTCTCTAATGACTTGTGAACATGTTATTTAAGGAAAGTTGAAGAAACACTCTTCagctttttttcatcttcattgcaatatgatttttttttttttttgttcatattgtgcagccctatTCATCACTACCCAAAAGCCTTTACAATGAACCAGGCTTCATGTTGGCTTTGCCTTTGTTTTACTTcaactcagtgtgtgtttgtgtgtgtgtgggtgttgttACTAGATGAGGAGCGTGCGTTGGTGGAGATGGCATGTGGAGCAGCACTAGCAGCTGTCTACAGTGGACTTATACGCAGATTACAGGATGAAGGTGACTACTCTCAAGTCATTGTCTTGCTGAACATTCATAACCGTGCTTCTGTTCTGTATGCACTGAAACGAATCGCATGATTACCTCCTCTTGTCACAGGTGATACTAAAAATTTCCTCTCACCTTGACATTCTTACTGTACAGAGGAACTCCCTTCTGATGAGGGAAAATCTAATGTTGGGGCTCATCTTTGTTGTACCTCTTCCTCTCAGGTCGCCTGCCCGCTCTCCTAGGCCCCCTGCTGGTGATCGTGTGCGGTGGCAGCAGCGTCGACATGCAACAGCTGACCAACCTCAAAAACAAACTACGGACTTAAGCTGCTGAATGTGTGCTagcaggtttgtgtgtatggGTACATAGCAACTAATGTATTTCTATGCGATCAGGGTTTCAACAGCAGAAAAGTTATTGCAGCAATTCAGAGAATGTTCCCTTGAACACTGCAGTGTCATTTCTAAGTTAGTACTAAGTAAACTGCAATTAAGGTTCACAGAAAACTGAGTCCATTTCTGCCGTTATAAATTATTAGATTACATCTTGATGTGAACATGTTGAACACAAGCTCACTTGGATGTCATTGTTCAGTTACAAGCTTTCCCCACATGGTGGTGTTGTAGTTCACTGTTGAAATACACTGGCCAGCCACAGAGTGTGAGTCAGATACAGAAAGCTGAACAGATATTTTTGTTGACGagatttaattattattaactattatgtaattattatacTTCAGCGCAGCACTGACAGTCTGAGCCACAACAAAACTTCTCTTACATTTCATATTAATTTAAAGACACTAcaaatatctgtgtgtttgactctTTCCTTGATCTTTTTGTAGAAAACACTTGAAACCCTGGACTCTTTTTTCAACGCAGAACACAACAGCCTTTTACTGTAATACTGGTACATGTCATTTTCACCTACACATTAAATTTAGTAGCTCAGTCAAGTTGTGTTACGTGTAGGAAGCTATTACTATGGAAACAGCTCCTCACTGTTCAGCCTGCATCAGTGAAGAGAGTTGAGTTTATCAACCTGTTGATGGGCTTTGCCTTGGTAGCTCTCAGAGTATGGACCAAAATGGACCCCTTCACTCTCTACACACTTTAttacagatttaattttaaatggatacaTTTTTTGCCCATCCATCTACACCCAACAACCccaaatgtgaaaacatgtttttagaaatttttacacatttaataaaaatcaaaaattggTATCTCTCAAtaacaaaagtattcagacccttaatTCAAGACTTTGTAGAAGCCCCTTTGGCAGCAATAACATCTTCAAGTCTTCTTGGCTGAATGTCTACAAGCTCTGCACACCTGAACTAGGGCGGATTCCATGCAGATCCTCTCAAACTCCATCGGACTGGATGGAAGGCG from the Seriola aureovittata isolate HTS-2021-v1 ecotype China chromosome 13, ASM2101889v1, whole genome shotgun sequence genome contains:
- the sdsl gene encoding serine dehydratase-like produces the protein MAEHFHLNTPLLESVNMSKRAGTTVYLKMENSQPSGSFKIRGIGHLCQQLARQSKGVVCSSGGNAGMAAAYVARKMGVPATIIVPSSSPQMVIRKLHDQGAAVKIIGKVWDDANAEALRLAETEGLTYVPPFDHPLLWQGHASMISEVAASLGPSVKPGAVVVSVGGGGLLCGVIQGLKDVGWTDVPIVAMETVGADCFNAAVKAGRVVTLDDITSEAKCLGAKTVCKQAFEYSRCSELTIISELVTDQQALHAVETFLDEERALVEMACGAALAAVYSGLIRRLQDEGRLPALLGPLLVIVCGGSSVDMQQLTNLKNKLRT